The DNA sequence CGCCTCCGACGACCAGACCCCGCTGTCGATCAGACTGGTCGACGACGACGGCGTCCTTCAGGGCGGACTCACCGGCTGGACCTGGGGCGGCTGCGGCGGGATCACGTCCCTGTGGCTGGCATCCGACCTGCGTGGGCAGGGCTGGGGCGAACGCCTCCTCGCCGCCGCCGAGGACGAGATCCGCCGGCGCGGCTGTGACCGGGTCGTGGTGGCCACGATGTCCTTCCAGGCGCCCGGTTTCTACCTGCGATTCGGCTACCGGGAGGTCGGCCGCACCCCCGACATGCCGGACGGGACGGCGAAACACCACTTCCACAAGCGGCTCTGACCCGGCGGCCGTAACGGGTCGTCCGAGATGGTTCGGGCGCCCGGGGACGGGTTGTCGTGGGCCGGGTTCGGCGACGGGGCGGGTGTCGCTGTCACGGCCCACAGCGAATTGGGCGTATCCACAGCGAACTCGCTGTGGACCGGAACAGCAACCCTGCCCGTCACGCTCGGGTGAGGACCATTCCGGGGCCGGCAACGCGGCCTGCACTGCCGTCTCCTCGAATGATGCGACGCCAGGTTCCCGCCAGATCGTGCGAGAACGCCGTTCTAGGGCACGATCCGGGTCGCCGGGGTGTCGCCCGGTGGGCCGGACAGATTGTTCTCCAACGGCGGCACCGGAGTGGTCAAGACCGGGCCGTCGCCGGCGCGAGCGGTCACCGTCGCCGCCGCGTCCGGCGGCAGGGTCGCCTCGCCGAAGCCGAACGGGTCGAGCCGGACGGCCACGGCGGCGGCCCCGTGGGGCGTGAGCGAGACCGCGGTCGCGCCCGCGGCGGCCACCACGAGCACCCTGTCGGTCGCGTCGTCCCTGCCCTCGGCACGCAGCCGCCACGCGAGCGGCCGTTCGTCGGCGCCGTCGGCCGGTAGCAGCAGGCGCAGATCCAGCCGCATCGATCGAGGGGTGCCGTGGAACGCGTACGCGAGCACGCCGCCACCCTCGGGCCGGACGGTCAACAGCGCGGCCGCCTGCCCGTTGACCGTGCCCCACCAGCGCAGCCGTACGGAGACGTCCCGCACCGTCAGCCGGCTGTCGCGCAACGCCCAGCCGACGAAGGCCCGGAGAATGTCGCGGTCGGGTGCCGGACCCGCGAAGTCGGACAGGACGGTGGTCATCATCGCCTCGGTCGAAGCGTGCGGGTCGACCGTGTCGGTGGCCCCCGACCAACTGCCGCTGACGCCATGGCGGATCAGGTCGCCGTCGGAGGTGGTGACCTCGGCGGTGATGCCCGGGTCGACGGGGGTGGGCGCGATCGACGCCACCCCGATGCCGCTGGCCTGCGAGACGACGACCTGACGGCGGGCCAGCGTCCCGGAGGGACGGTAGTCGACGCCGCTGCCGATCGTCACGGTGCTACCGACGGGGGCGACCACGACCGCCACCCCACCGGTGGCCGCGTCGACCCGCATCCAACTCGCCACCGGACTGTCGCTGTCGGAGCTGCTGCTCTGCGTCATCTGGCCGGCGGCGGCACCGGCCGGCCCGTGGTACCAGAAAAGCTCGGAGACGGTGACGACGCCCAGCCGCAGCGGCACGAGAAGCAGCGCCAGCCGGTGCGGCCCGACGTCGTCGGCGTAGACGATCCGGATCGCGTCGCGGTCGAGGACCCGCCAGACGCCTTCCGGGTCCTCGACGTCCGCCACCTGCCGCCGGAGCCCGGCCAGCCACGCCCGGTCGGCCGTCAACGCCCCCCGCGGCGGCTCCTCGTTCCAGGTGGACCACACACCGGACACCGGTACCGCCGGCACCCAGCCCGGCAGCGGGACCAGGTTCGTCTGGATCCCGACCGCCGCCGCCAGCATCGCCGCGACGACCGCGACCCGGACCCGCCGGGCACGCCGGCGCGCACCCCGCCGGCGCGCGAAGCCCGGCCACGGATCCTCGGGTACGGGCACCCCGTACGCCTCACGCTCGAGGGTTTCACGCAGCGCAGACTCGATTCGTGGGGTCATGCGGGACCTCCCTGCAGGGTCGTCGATACAGCGGGGGCGGTCTGGTGAAGTTCCGCGCGCAGCCGGGCGAGGCCGCGCGAGGCCTGACTCTTCACCGAGCCGATCGAGCAGTTCAGGACCCGTGCGATGTCCGCCTCGCTGAGGTCCTCGAAGTAGCGCAGTACGAGCACCGCCCGGGTCTTTCGCGGCAGCCGGCGTAACGCCTGTAGCAGCTCGTGTCGATGTTCGACCTGCACGTACGGGTCCGTCGCCGGCCCCGGGTCCGTGGCCCGCAGTTCCACCTCGGCCACCCGACGGCGCCGCCGCCACGAGATGGCCGTGTTGACCATCACCCGCCGGACGTACACCTCCGGCGCGTCCTTGCGCAGGATCCGCGACCAGTGCCGGTGTGTCTTCTCCAACGCCGACTGGACCAGGTCCTCGGCGGTGCCCCGATCGCCGGTCAGCAGGTAGGCCGTCCTGGTCAGCGGCCCCCACTGGGTCCGTACGAACAGTTGGAACTCCGCATCGTGCGTTGCCGATGCCACGCCGTGCCACCCCCGGTCGAGTTCGATGCCGTCCTGGCCGATAACGAGCAAGACGTCGGCCGACCATCGCCGGGTTGAGTCGGATCGCATACGAATTTCCGGACGCCAGGCGGGTGGTGCTTATCCGCGACGCCGCTGAGCTACCCGACGGCCTTCCCACAGGTCATGATCAGAAAGCGGGCGGTGACACGGTCAGCGGTTCGCCGCCGGCGAGAGCACGGACCACCGGGACGTCGACGTCATGGCCGGCCCCGGCGGTCTTTCCTGTTCGGCGCCGGAGTACACGTCATGCCCGGAGCGATGTCGTGGGAGCAGAGTGCGCACCAGTGGGCGGGGACGGTTTCGTGCCCGATCGCCGCGTAGACGGTCGGGTTGGCGTCGGCCGCCTGTCGAGGCGTACGGGCGAAGTAGCGCACGGTCCAGCGGTCCTGTTCTGGTGGCCAGCCGCTCAGCGTGGCCTCGATGGCGGTGGAGTCGTCGGCCCACCACAGGTCGGCCGGCCCGGTGGCTTCGGGAACGGGTGGCGGGAGCCGTTCCTCGTCGACGACCGGCAGGACCTCCGGCGGGGTGAAACAGGCGAAGGTCCGGTGCGGCCAGGACCGCATGGCAACCAGGAGTGCGTGCTTCTCCAACCGCTGGTCGACGGACCGGTCGATGATGCGGTAAGGCCACCGTCCCGGTCCCATGGCGGTCCTGCCGTCGGTGAGGACGTCGATGCCCCACGTCTGGTCGCCGTCCAGGATGCCGGGGAAGGCCGGCCCGAGCGGGCTGTGGTGGCCGGTGGCCACACCGTCGAGCCCGTACTCCATTCCGTTGCTGCCCATGACGGGGTAGCAGAGGCCGCCGTAGCGTTCCTCGAACCGGACCATGGCGGTGACCAGTTCTTCGGGTGCCGGTTCGTCGCGGCCGTCGACGGTCATGGCGGCGGCGGACCGGATGCGGGCCTCGGTCATGTGCGGCAGCCGGCGGGCGTGTTCCGCCAGGAACCGGCGGAGGCGGGGAGAGACCGGGGGATCGTCGCCGACGTACACGTCGGGGAACCTACCGGCCCGGGCCCGCCGGCGGGGGCCCGGAGAGCCGCACCCTGGGCGCCTCGTCGACGGCCGGGCCGACGAGGTCAGGCGCGCCGGCGGCGGGCGGTGACCAGGCCGGCGATCGAGCCGACCGCGACGAGGCCGGTGACGAGCTGAAGCGTGATCTGTCCCGCCCCGCCCGGCATGAGCAGGTTGGTGGCGGCGTTGGCGACGACCGAGACGGCCAGTACGACCCAGAGCAGGTTCTTCACGGTCGGTTCCTTCCGAATGTGGCGGGCGGTGACACCTACGAGTCTGCTGCCGGCCGAGCCGCCCGACGATGGCCCCCACTCCCGAACCCATGGTGTAGCCCGCTACACCATGCCCGGCGGGCCCACCCCACCGGCAACCCCGGATCCGGCGCCTAGCCTGGGCCCATGCGTACGGCGTTGCGGCAGGCGGGGCGGGCCACGTACGGGCTGTTCGGCGCCGCCGGACTGGCCCTGGTCTCCTACGCCTTCCTCGGACTGATCCTGTTCACCGCGCTGATCACCCTCACCGTCGTCGGCGCGGGCGTGCTGCCCGAAACGGTGCTGCTGCTGCGCCGGCTCGCCGGGCTCAAGCGGCGCCAGGTGGCGACGTACGCCGGGGTCGAGATCCCGGCCCGCTATCTGCCGTTGACCGGTCCGCTCACCGACCGGGTACGGGCCGCGCTGACCGATCCGGGGACCCGCCGCGACCTGCGCTGGCTGCTGTGGCACCTGCTGTACGGGCTGGGTCTGGCCTGCGCCGCGCTGACGGTGTGGCCGTTCGCCGTGCTCGTCGACGGGGTGTGGGCCGGTCTGCTGGGCCGGCCGCCGGTGCTGCTGCCGGTCATCGACCGGCTCGCCGGACTCGACGCCACCTGGACCCGGGCGCTGCTGCTGCCGTCGCCGAACGACCGGCTCGCCGAGCGGGTGGTCGAGCTGACCGAGACCCGGGCGGCGGCGATCGCCGCGCACGGGGCGGAACTGCGGCGTATCGAGCGGGACCTGCACGACGGCACCCAGGCGCGGCTGGTGGCGCTGTCGATGCGGGTGGGTCTCGCCCGGCGGGCGTACGACCGGGACCCGGACGCCGCCCGGGCGCTGCTGGACCAGGCGCAGGACCAGGCCGAGCAGGCTCTCGCCGAACTGCGGCACGTGATCCGGGGCATCTACCCGCCGATCCTGACCGACCGCGGCCTGGTCGGCGCGGTACGGGCGCTCGCGGCCAGCAGCGGACTCGAGGTGGCCGTCGAGGCGGACGGGCTGCCGCAGGCGCGGGCGGCGGCGGCGGTCGAGGCGGCGGCGTACTTCGTCGTCGCGGAGTCGCTGACGAACGTGGCCCGGCACAGCGGCACCAGCAGGGCCACGGTCCGGCTGGCGAAGGACGCGGATACGCTGGCGATCCACGTCCGGGACGACGGGCGGGGCGGGGCCGACGAGGCTGCCGGCAGCGGCCTGCTCGGCATCCGGCGCCGGGTCGCCGCCCTCGACGGCACGATGCGGGTGAGCAGCCCTGCCGGAGGGCCGACCGAGATCCGGATAGGACTGCCGTGCGCGTGGTGATCGCCGAAGACAACGCCCTGCTGCGTGAGGGGCTGGTGCTGCTGCTGACCT is a window from the Polymorphospora rubra genome containing:
- a CDS encoding GNAT family N-acetyltransferase; translation: MAELTFGTEDSELEKRLSDELDAINNAAVASDDQTPLSIRLVDDDGVLQGGLTGWTWGGCGGITSLWLASDLRGQGWGERLLAAAEDEIRRRGCDRVVVATMSFQAPGFYLRFGYREVGRTPDMPDGTAKHHFHKRL
- a CDS encoding SigE family RNA polymerase sigma factor, whose amino-acid sequence is MASATHDAEFQLFVRTQWGPLTRTAYLLTGDRGTAEDLVQSALEKTHRHWSRILRKDAPEVYVRRVMVNTAISWRRRRRVAEVELRATDPGPATDPYVQVEHRHELLQALRRLPRKTRAVLVLRYFEDLSEADIARVLNCSIGSVKSQASRGLARLRAELHQTAPAVSTTLQGGPA
- a CDS encoding sensor histidine kinase, with amino-acid sequence MRTALRQAGRATYGLFGAAGLALVSYAFLGLILFTALITLTVVGAGVLPETVLLLRRLAGLKRRQVATYAGVEIPARYLPLTGPLTDRVRAALTDPGTRRDLRWLLWHLLYGLGLACAALTVWPFAVLVDGVWAGLLGRPPVLLPVIDRLAGLDATWTRALLLPSPNDRLAERVVELTETRAAAIAAHGAELRRIERDLHDGTQARLVALSMRVGLARRAYDRDPDAARALLDQAQDQAEQALAELRHVIRGIYPPILTDRGLVGAVRALAASSGLEVAVEADGLPQARAAAAVEAAAYFVVAESLTNVARHSGTSRATVRLAKDADTLAIHVRDDGRGGADEAAGSGLLGIRRRVAALDGTMRVSSPAGGPTEIRIGLPCAW